The DNA sequence CGCGGCTCTAAGTCAAACGATCGCCGGATCCATTGTTCACCACTTCAGTGACCGAGCCGGGTTTCTGTTCCTGGCCTCCGTGGCGGCTGCCGCCTTTGCGATCCTGTGGCTCTTCATGCCCGAAACCCTCGACCGGAAAGCCGGTGCTCACGCGCCGGCGTCGATGGCGAAGCGTTGACGATTGCGAATGACACTATCTGGGCAATCGCCGCGCTGAGCACTCTTGGCGTGATCGTCCGCCCTTGGAACCTGCCTCAGGCGACTTGGGCCGTGGCCGGCGCGGTCATGCTGATCGTGTTCGGTCTGCTGCCGTGGAGCGACGCGATGAAAGCGGTCGCTAAGGGGACCGACGTGTACCTGTTTCTGAGCGGCATGATGCTGCTCGCGGAGTTGGCGCGAAAAGAGGGTTTGTTCGACTTTCTGGCGGGGCGAGCCGTGCGCTTGGCGGGCGGCTCCGCGGTGAAGCTGTTCGCGCTGGTTTATGGCGTCGGCACATTGGTTACAGTTTTTATGTCGAACGACGCTACTGCGGTGGTCCTCACGCCGGCCGTGTTCGCCGCGACCAAGGCCGCCAAGGTGAAGGACCCGCTGCCCTACCTGTTGATCTGCGCGTTTATAGCAAACGCGGCAAGCTTCGTTCTGCCGATCTCAAATCCAGCGAACCTGATCATATTCCGCAACCATATGCCGCCGCTGCTGCAATGGCTCGGGCGGTTCGCGTTGCCATCGATCCTGTCGATTGCGGTTACCTATGCTGTCCTGCGGTTCACGCAGCGCGATTCGCTGCGGCTGGAGGTAATGGCGGCTGAGGTCGACGTGCCTGGCCTGTCCAGCGGCGGCCGCATGACCGCTGGCGGCGTCGTGGGCACGGGAATCCTGCTGCTGCTTGCCTCCGGCTTCGGCGTTGACCTTGGACTGCCGACATTTGGCGCCGCGGTCGCGACTGCTGCGGTAGTGCTGCTTCTAAAGCGCGAGTCACCGTGGGGTGTGATGAAGGACGCTCCCTGGGAGATCTTGCCGCTGGTGGCCGGTCTGTTCGTGCTGGTAGAGGCGCTTGACCGCAGCGGCGTGCTCAAGGCGCTCATTCATGTTCTGCAGATGGAGGCAGATCGCTCCGCGATGGTGACGACTTGGGCAGCGGGCGTGACTCTGGCCCTGATTTGCAACCTGGTCAACAACCTGCCGGCCGGCCTGCTGGCAGGCTCCGTCGTGTCTGCTTCGCATGTACCGCGGCAGGTCGCCACCGCAGTGCTCATCGGGGTGGACCTCGGACCGAATCTGTCAGTTACCGGATCGCTGGCAACCATCCTGTGGCTGTCCGCCCTGCGCCGGGAAAATCAGAATGTGAGCGCCTGGAGTTTTCTGAAACTTGGTGCGTTGGTGATGCCGCCGGCTTTGATTCTCGCGATTGCGGGGCTGCTGGTCACCGGCGCCGTTCGCTAGTCCGTCCAGCGCCGAAACCTTTCGGCGATCGCAATATCGGCGGCGGCGATCGCCGTCGGTTGGCGCGCATTCGGTGGGCGCAGCGTCAGCCCTTAGGCAAGCCCAGCACGCGCTCGCCGATGATGTTGCGCTGGATTTCGCTGGTGCCGCCGGCGATCGTAAACTCGCGCGCGGCGAGTATGCGGCTGGCCCATTTGCCACCCTCGACAGTTCCACGCGACCCGCTCTCGAGATTCGCGTAAGCTCCGAGCATCTCGTCGGCGAACATTGCCAGCCGCAGGCTGAGCTCTGTCGCGCAGAGTTTCCCGATCGAACTCTCGGCTCCGGGCACTCGCCCCTTGAGCTGTGCGGTCATCGCGCGATAGCGCCCCAGCCGGATGCATCGCGCCTCGGCTGCAAATTGCGCCAGCTTCTGGCGGATGTACGGGCTGTTGCACGCGGGCACGGCGTCAAAAGCGACGGTCTTTGCCAGCGCGATCAATTCGCCCATCGTGCGTTCCACCGGATGGCGCACTCCGCCCGACGCCCGCTGAAACATCAGCGTCGCGATTGACACTTGCCACCCTTCGTTCAGCTTGCCGACCAGGTTCTCCCTCGGCACTCGCACTCCGTCGTAAAATACCTCGTTGAATCCCATCTCGCCGGTGATTTGCATCAGCGGCCGGATCGAGATTCCCGGACTGCGCAGGTCAACCAGCAGATACGAAATCCCTCGGTGCTTGGGCGCCGCCGGATCTGTGCGCACCAGCAGCACCTGCCAGTCCGCGCGATGCGCGTTGCTGGTCCATACCTTCTGGCCGTTGATCACGAACGAGTCGCCGTCGAGCACCGCCCGCGTCTGAAGTCCCGCCAGATCGGAACCGGCGTTGGGTTCCGAGTATCCCTGGCACCAGATTTCTTCGCCCGTGAGCATCGGCGCCAGATACCGCTGTTTTTGCTCCTCGCTGCCCAGCAGCATAATCGTCGGACCAATCCGATCGACGGCGAAATTGTTCGCGCCGTATAACGGCAGCCCCAGGCGCAAAGCTTCGTCCTGGTAAATCGATTGCTCGACCACCCCGGCTTCGCTCCCGCCCCAATCCTTCGGCCAGTGAAGCGCGAGGTACCCGGCATCGTGGAGCCGCCGATGGTAGGTGAGGATCTTCTGCCAGAGTTGGTCGTCGCGGCTGTAGAGCAGGCTTTCGACGGTTACATTCGGCGATTTGATAAGATCGCCAAAAAGTTCCGACGCCGTCGCCTCCAACCATGCGCGAACCCGGCTGCGAAATTGCTCCTGCTCCGGTGTGTAGTCGAAGTCCATCGATATGCAGCAGCCGGTCCGCAGCTACGCGAACAACATCCTTCTGAGCGCCGGCAGCAGGCGCATTTCCTCGCTATCGATCAAATCGTCGAGCTTCACCACGAGCACGCATAGAGCTCTGCCCGCGACCGCGACAACTTTGTCCGCATCTTTCTCGAACGACACTCCGTTAAGCTTGGCTATCAGCGAGCGCATTTCGACGTGGCTCCGCTTGATTCGATCCATGACCTCGGGCGCAAGCCCGCCCGCAACTTCCGCCCACGGCAGCACTGTTTCATCTTGGCTCAACAGATGCTGATTAAGTTGCGGCTTGAGAGTTTCCCAACAGCGTCGCGCCTGCGCGCGCATCTCGCGATCTGACGGCTTGAAGCCCAAAATCGCGCCCGCCACTGCCGCCTCGAGCAGCGGCATCGCCAGCCGGGATTGTTCACGGTCCAGTTCTTCCGTCAGTTTTCTGATCTTGCCCGTGCCGGGGGCCTTTTCCGCCCCGATCGCTAATGGCTTCTTGGCGCTAGTCATACTCATCGTCCTCGTCCTCACAATTGCACGCGGAACCCGGATTTCCAATTCATTCTTCGTGCCGAGCGATGCCGGCGATGCGACGCCTCATATGCGGCTGAATTCGAGCATCAGCCTGGGCGTTGTATCCTTTGAACACACAGCTTGCTTCCCTTGGCAACACTAGCGGATTGAGTCGGCGGTTCTGGCGATTTCGGTATCGAGACGAAGCAGCGCCGCCCTTTGATTCCTTCGAGGAACGTAAGGACATAAGAACGTCTGATAATTGATTGCGCCGATACTTGCGGCTATCAAATCCTTATGGCACAGATGTGTCGCTCGATTCTCCGTGATGCTCGGCGTGCGGAGCTGATCTTCTGGGCACAGATGTTGCTCTGCGACGGATGGTTGCCGAATTTTTCGACGTTGATTGGGGGAATTATGCCAGCTAGACGAATTTTCTCGATATTTCTGCTCGCATTTGGCCTCGCGGCGTTATCGCTGGTGGGCTTGGCGCGCGCGGCCGACAGCGACGCCAGCGCCGCCGCCGACCTCAAGGAAATCAAAAGCGAGATGCGTCAGATGCGACAGGAGCGCAAGCGTGACCAGGAAGTAATTCGCTCGCTCGAGATCAAGGTTCAGCAACTCGAGACCAAGGATTCAAGGGTCGAGACCACCACGCAGCAGTTGCACAACACCGATCAAAAGCTGAAGGAGACAACCCTCGAGCTTCAGCAGACCAACGCCCAGGTCAAGACTTTGCAGACCAAGGTCGATGAGCCGATCGCGTCGCCACAGTTTGGCGATGCCGTTAGTCGATACCTCGGAACGCACTCGTTCACTGTCACCGGGGCGGCCGGCGGCGACTTCATCTATGACCAACAAAGCGGCTCCCTCGACGGCCTTCATCATGCATCGCAGAACTCGTTCTTTTTCGACTGGGAGCCGATGATTCTGTACCGCCCGACTGACTGGATCCTGTTCCAGGGCGTGATCAGCACGAATTTTGGAAGCACCGGCACGGGAACCGACCTGTCGGCCGCTAACTTTCAGATTTTCCTTAACGACTATATGACGGTCGAGGCCGGGCTTTTCGACCAACCGTTCGGTGACTGGTACGAGACCCAGAGCCCGATGTGGGTGAACCGGTTTGTCACGGCGCCGCTGCCGTTTGGAGTTGAGGCGGTGGTTCCGCCGGCGGAGCTTGGAGTCCAGCTTCGGGGCGGCATGCAATTCGGCGCGCTCGGCCAGGATTTCGACTACACGGTATGGGGCGGAAACGGACCCAACTTCAGCTCGAACGTCCTTGGCGCCGCGGTCGGAGGTCCAACCGCGGTCGCAAGCAGCCAGACCAACGGCAAGTCTATCGGCGCGCGTTTCCGCATCTATCCGCTCCCGGTTGATTCTGAATTGGGCCGGCTCGAACTCGGAGCGTCCACCTACAACGGCAAGTGGGAAAATGGAAATTGGTTCAACTCATGGGGCGTCGATTTCAACTACTTCATCGGCAACCTGCAGGCCCGCGGTGAATGGCTGGAATCGTACCGCCAGATGCCCTACGGCATGGGCAGCGACAATCGCCAGGGATGGTACGTGCAAGCCGGTTACTTCCTGAGCGGTCTCAAGGTCCCGGGCCTTTCTGACAAGTTCAACGGCTATCTCGATCGATTCGAGCCGCTGGTGCGTTATTCGGGAGTTAACCAGCGCGCCGTTTCAACCGACGACATCGCCGGCGCGACCGGCGTCGGCTTGGGCGGCATGCAGGTCGGACTGGTTCCCGATTTCGGCATTAGCGGGTCGCCGGCCACCTACGCGCCGCACGCTCGCGAAGTGGCGTTGGCTCTCGACTATTGGATCGCGCCATCGATCGTTTGGCAGAACGAATTCGACATCGAATTGCCCCGCGCAGGAGGACTATTCATTTCACCCGAAACCGGCGTCGCGACCCCTGCGGGTTCGATTCCCAACGATCACGCCTTCCTAAGCCAATTCACCATCGGATTCTGAGCGGAGTCATGGTCATGAGAAAAATATTCGCGGCAATCGTACTTGCAACTCTCGCTATCGGATTGGCGGGCGCCCCCGTTTCGGCCGATGACAATGCCGGCGCTGCCGAGCACAGACGCCTGTTCCGGGAGGGCGCCCAACTGTGGCCGGTTTACTGCAACACCTGTCATAACGCCCGGCCCGGATCCGAGAAGGCTCCCTATGAATGGGACCAGATCATCATGCATATGCGTACGCTCGGAAACTTGCCGGCCGGCGACGTCAGAGCGATAGTGGAATATCTCAAGGCCCGTTGAATCGGCCTGCGCCGCGCGCGAAGATTGATACGGAGGACATCGACAACGTGAAACGACTCATTTCGAGCATTGGTGTGTGCGCGATCATCGCATGCGCGTTTGTGCCGGTGCGCGCGGCCGACATGGCTGCCGCCAAGCAGAGCTACGATACGTTTTGTGTGAAGTGTCACGGCACCGCCGGCAAGGGCGACGGTCCTGCCGCGGCTACCCTTGCCACCAACCCTCGCAATTTCACTGATTGCGGCACGATGGGCAAGATTTCCGACGATACGCTGTTCAACGTGATCAAGAACGGCGGCGGCTCCGTAGGTCTCAGCAAAGACATGCAGGCGTGGAGCACCGGTTTCGGGGACGACGAGATTCATGACCTCGTCGCTTACGTCAGGAGCTTCTGCAAGAAGTAAGCGCGCCCGCGATGCCCGACCGAAATTTGATCGACGCGCTGCCACGTGACTTGTGGTGGTTCCGCAAGAATGTCCCGTGCCTTGATGCGTGCCCGGTCAAGACCGATGCGGGCCGCTACGTTCAACTGGTCGCCGAAGGACGCCTGGCCGAAGCCTATCGCGTCGCGCGATCGCCCAATCCGATCGCGTCCATATGCGGCCGCGCTTGCGGCGCCCCATGCGAGGACGCCTGCCGCCGCGGCAAGATCGACGCGCCCGTGACCATTCGCGCGCTCAAGCGTTTTCTCACCGAGCAATTCGGCCCCGAAGCACTCTCAGCCAGGGGCATCCGCGACATGATCGCCGGACCTTCCGGCGGCGGCAGCGTCACCCCCGGTCATCTCGATATTCTCGGCGTGCGGCCCGATGCCGCTGCCTCCAGGCGCAAGGTCGCAGTCGTCGGCGCGGGGCCGGCCGGGCTGGCGTGCGCTCACGATCTGGCCGTGATGGGCTACAGCGTGACGGTTTTCGAGGCGATGCCGCATGCGGGCGGAATGCTTCGATACGGAATTCCGGCCTACCGGCTTCCGCGCGACGTGATCGACTGCCAGGTCGGCGAGATCGAAGCGCTCGGTGTCGAGTTTCGCTACTCGACCCCGCTTCGGCCCGGCTTCGGTGTTCAAGAACTCAAAGAGCAGGGCTATGAAGCTATCTTTCTCGGCGTTGGAGCGTCGCGCGGCCGCGCAGTCCCGATCGAGGGGGTCGAGACCGACGGGGTGATCAAGGCGATCGACTACCTGCTCAATATCCATCGCGGCTTCCGCGTTCCGCTCGGCGGCAAGGTGGTCGTGATCGGCGGCGGCCTGGTCGCGATCGATGCGGCCCGAACCGCGGTTCGCACCCTCCTGCCCGGACTCGTCATGTCACAAGAGGAAGAACAGAGCGTGGCGGCCGGCACGATGCGCGTCGCGCTCGATGCGGCGCGCGAGGCGGCGCGCCGCGGTGCGCTCGAAGTTACGGTCGCCAGCCTTGAGTCCGAGCCCGAGATGCCGGCGATGAAATCCGCCCAGGGCCGCGAGGAACTCGATATCGCGCGCGATGAGGGCGTCACTTTTCTGCCCGGTTGGGGCCCCAAGCGAGTCCTCAGCCGCGACGGCCATGCGATCGGAATCGAATTGGTTAAATGCGTTAAGGTGTTCGATGATGCGGGCCGCTTCCGCCCGCAATTCGACGAGAACGATCGCCGTGTCGTTGACGCCGACGGCGTGATCCTCGCCATTGGCCAGGCGCCCGACCTGTCGTTTATCAAGCCCGAAGACGGAGTCGCCATCACGCCCGCCGGAACGCTCAAGATCGACCCGATCACGCTCCAGACCGGTATCGCCGGCGTATTCGCGGGCGGCGATGCGGCCTTCCCGCCTTCCCTGCTGATCACCTGTGCGCAGCACGGCAAGGTCGCCGCGCGCGGCATCGACGCCTATCTCCGCGGCAAGCCGCTCGGCCAGCCGCGGATGCACGTCACCATTGAGGAGCTGCCGACCGACACGTACACGATGGTCGACCGCTACGAGCAGAAGCGGCGCGAGGTTCCGCTGGTTCCTCTTTCGCGCCGCACCGGAATCACGGAAGTCGAGTCTGCCTTGAGCCCCAGCGACGCGCGCGAGCAGGCCGAGCGCTGCCTCTACTGCCATATCCATCCGATCTACAACGGGTCGGCATGCATTCTGTGCAATCGATGCGTGGACATCTGCCCGGAGCATTGCCTGCATTTCGCGCCCGCGGGGGAAATCGCCGATCAGGAACGGCTTGCCGGCGTGATGACGGATGCGCCGACGCGCAGCGTTTTTCTCTACGACGAGGCCAAATGCATCCGTTGCGGCCTGTGCGCGATCAGGTGCCCGACCTCGGCGATTACGATGGAACGCTTTCAGTTCGAGGAGACGGCGGTCTGATGGACGGTGATCGGCGAAGAATTCTCCGCTTCATCGGCAAAGGCTCGGTGCTGGCCGCCTTCCTTGGCCAGATCGGCGCTGCCGGCAGGGCATTCTTTCCCAACGTCCTCTACGAGCCGCCCAGCCGCTTCAAGCTCAAGCGCCCCGAGGATTATCCCGACGGCTACACCTTTGTCTCACCGCACCGGCTGTTTGTGATTCGTCAAAAAGAGGCGTTTCACGTCATTTCCGCAATCTGCACGCATCTGGGATGCACCGTGCAGTGGAAAGATACCGAGTTCGATTGTCCGTGCCACGGCAGCCGCTTTCGTCCCGACGGCACGGTGATTTCGGGCCCTGCGCCGCGGCCGCTCGATTGGTTTGAGACCACCGTTTCGCCCGATGGGTTCCTCGAAGTCGACAGCGCAACCGACGTCGCGCGCGACTTCAGGCTGCTCGTGGGAAAAGGCAAGGCCTGAATCGTGGGCGACAGGATCAAGGCGCTCTGGCGCAAGACTTTGTGGGCGTGGTCCCCCGAAAGCGAGCGCGAATCGTCGGAATCGATCGTCAAGAACTTCTGGCTCCACTGGTTCCCGGCCAAGGTCGCCCGCGCCAGCATGGACTGGAACTACTCGTTCTGGCTCGGCACCGCGTCGGCATCGCTGCTGATGATCCTGACCGTCACCGGCGTGATGCTGATGTTCTACTACGTACCGTCCACCGAGCGCGCATACGGAAGCATCAAGGACCTCGAGTACGCCGTCAGCTTCGGCCGCCTGCTCAGAAATCAGCATCGATGGGCGGCGGAAGGAATGGTCGCCGTCGTGTACATCCACATGGCGCGGGTGTTCTTCACCGGCGCGTACCGCGGCGGCCGGTCGATCAACTGGGTGACCGGGGTAATTCTTTTCCTCGCGACTTTGCTGCTGTCCTTCACCGGTTACCTGCTGCCGTGGGATCAGCTCGCATTCTGGGCAATCACGGTAGGCACCAGCATCGCCAAGCAGGCGCCGGTGGTCGGACCGACGATGCAATTCATTCTGCTTGGCGGCCATGAAATTGGACAGCAGACCTTGCTGCGCTTTTACGTGCTGCACGTCTTCTTCCTGCCGGTCTTCGCCCTGGTGCTGTTCGCTTATCACATGTGGCGCGTGCGCAAGGACGGCGGCCTCGCGGCGATCGAGCGCGTTCGCAACGACCGCACGATGGCGCCGAAGGCGGTTCCGAAGACCAAAAGTTACTCGCTGTTCGGAATTACCCCGGGTACTTCCGTGCAGGTGATGAGTTCGACCGGGCTTGAAGAGTCCGATCAGGTCTTCTCGTCGCCAAATATGTCGCGGCGAATCGCGCTGGTCTTCCTGATCGTGTTCAACATCACGCTGCTGGCCGCGTTGATGTTCAATGCGCCGCTGGAGGGTCTCGCCAATCCATCGGTGACGCCGAATCCGGCCAAAGCGCCCTGGTATTTCGTCTGGCTGCAGGAGTTGGTCGCCTCAACGACGATTCGGATGGGTGGGTTTACGGTCAGCGGCGCGTTGCTGGGCGGAATACTGCTGCCCGGATTTCTCCTGGCCGTGCTCACGCTATGGCCGTTCATCGACCGTTCTTCACTTCGGACCGAAGGGCGATGGTTCGCCCCCGAGCGCAGGCGGCAGAACGTAACCTTCGCGCTGGCGACGCTCGCGATCATCGTGCTGATCGTGGTCGGGGTTTACTTGCGCGGTCCCTACTGGCGGATCTACTGGCCCGGCCAGCCGCGCCCCGAGATGCCGCGGTTATACTGAAATGAACGAACAGGGCGGCAAGAACGAATCGTTCGAGGCGAAGGACTTCGGCTGGTTGGTCGCGATGTCGCTCCTGTTCTTCGTGCTCGTCGTGGTTGGCTTCTGGATTGAGTTCAGCACCGATTGGGGAGCTTATCAGCGCGAGTTTCCTCAACTGCTCAGCCACTACGGTAAAGCCGAAGACGCGCGCGAGTTCCGCGCGGGCATCAAACAGATCTGGATACCCAAGATTGGCGTCACCGATCGCTGCATCACGTGCCATCTCGGCTACGAATGGTCTTCGGTTCTTCCGGCCACAATCGCCGAGCCGCTGAAACCGCATCCGATGAACGATTGGCTCGCCAAGCATGAGTTCGAGCGATTCGGATGCACGCCATGCCACGGCGGCGACGGATCGGCAACGACTCTCGCGGGGGCTCATCAAGGCGGACGGGGATGGGACGATCCGATGCTCTCGCGCGCACTGGCGAAGCGCAACGGACTCACGATGAACGAGATGACTCAGATGCGATGCAATTTTTGCCATCGCCATGATGCCGCGACCCCGGCGATGGCAGAGATCAATCTCGCCAAACAGCTCTTCAAAAAGAAAAAGTGCCAGGTCTGCCACGTCGTCGAAGGGCGCGGCGGCAACACCGGACCCGAGCTGACCTACGAGGGCGACAAAAACCCCGAACTGTTGAGCTTCGCGCACGTGCAAGGCGCACGCACGATGTTCAATTGGAACGTGCAGCATCTGACGCAGGCGAGCGTAGTTTCGCCAAACACGCAGATGCCCGATTTCAACATGAAGCCCGAAGAATCGAGAGCGCTGACGCTCCTGCTGCTCAGCTGGCGGCAGCTTCCGTATCCTCCGGAATACATCCCGGATCCCGAAGCGGCCGCCGCGGCGATGCAGCCGTCGCCTACCTCGACCGCGACTCCGACTCCGGCCGCGACGCCTGGCGCGCGTTGAGCATTCCAAGTTAAATATCATTGGGTGAATCAATGAAGCCGAGAGTGTTGGCGTCAATGTTTGCGCTGGGCGCCGCGCTGTCCGTCTCGCAGCCCGCGCTATCCGCGGGCAATGACGTGAGCGACGGGCACCGCTATTTCATTCGCTACTGCGCGTCATGCCATGGGCTGGACGGTCTCGGAGACGGTCCGGTGGCGAAGAGCCTGTCCACGCCGCCGACAAGTCTGCGCAAGCTCGGCGACAAATATGGCGTGCCGCTGCCGGCGCATCGCATGGCCGAAATGATCGACGGTCGAGATACGCCCAGAGCGCATGGAACTCGCGAGATGCCCGTATGGGGAGAGCGCCTCTACGAGCTTGGTCAGGGTGAAAGGGGTGAATACGGGATCGGGGAAGTGATCGGCAAAATAATCGCCTACCTCAACACGATTCAGGATCGCCGAATGGCGGTGCGATAGCGCTGCGCGCGCGCGGTCTCAGCAAATGGATTTCGTTGTGGGCGCGTGCTAGAACGCCCCGCAAGTGCCTCATCACCGGTTCAGCCGTATCGCGCTGCCTGTCCTGCTCGTGGCCATCACGACCGCCTGCGTTGGTTTTGCGCCAGGCACGAAAGCTCGGGCGGCGGCTCTAAATCCGACAACCGATCAGATCCTGCTGGAACCGCCGGGGAGTCCTGGTGTGCCGGTACCGGTGAAGGTCGGTTTGTACATCACCAACCTCGCCGACATCGACGAGGTGCACGAGTGGGTCGAGCTGGATGGCTATTTGATCGTCAGCTGGAAAGATCCCCGGCTCGCCACCGCGCCCGCCGCCAGTAATGGCGCCGACCATTGGCAACGCTATCGCGAAGGGCAAATCT is a window from the Candidatus Binatus sp. genome containing:
- a CDS encoding arsenic transporter, whose product is MTIANDTIWAIAALSTLGVIVRPWNLPQATWAVAGAVMLIVFGLLPWSDAMKAVAKGTDVYLFLSGMMLLAELARKEGLFDFLAGRAVRLAGGSAVKLFALVYGVGTLVTVFMSNDATAVVLTPAVFAATKAAKVKDPLPYLLICAFIANAASFVLPISNPANLIIFRNHMPPLLQWLGRFALPSILSIAVTYAVLRFTQRDSLRLEVMAAEVDVPGLSSGGRMTAGGVVGTGILLLLASGFGVDLGLPTFGAAVATAAVVLLLKRESPWGVMKDAPWEILPLVAGLFVLVEALDRSGVLKALIHVLQMEADRSAMVTTWAAGVTLALICNLVNNLPAGLLAGSVVSASHVPRQVATAVLIGVDLGPNLSVTGSLATILWLSALRRENQNVSAWSFLKLGALVMPPALILAIAGLLVTGAVR
- a CDS encoding acyl-CoA dehydrogenase family protein gives rise to the protein MDFDYTPEQEQFRSRVRAWLEATASELFGDLIKSPNVTVESLLYSRDDQLWQKILTYHRRLHDAGYLALHWPKDWGGSEAGVVEQSIYQDEALRLGLPLYGANNFAVDRIGPTIMLLGSEEQKQRYLAPMLTGEEIWCQGYSEPNAGSDLAGLQTRAVLDGDSFVINGQKVWTSNAHRADWQVLLVRTDPAAPKHRGISYLLVDLRSPGISIRPLMQITGEMGFNEVFYDGVRVPRENLVGKLNEGWQVSIATLMFQRASGGVRHPVERTMGELIALAKTVAFDAVPACNSPYIRQKLAQFAAEARCIRLGRYRAMTAQLKGRVPGAESSIGKLCATELSLRLAMFADEMLGAYANLESGSRGTVEGGKWASRILAAREFTIAGGTSEIQRNIIGERVLGLPKG
- a CDS encoding cytochrome c; its protein translation is MKRLISSIGVCAIIACAFVPVRAADMAAAKQSYDTFCVKCHGTAGKGDGPAAATLATNPRNFTDCGTMGKISDDTLFNVIKNGGGSVGLSKDMQAWSTGFGDDEIHDLVAYVRSFCKK
- a CDS encoding FAD-dependent oxidoreductase, whose amino-acid sequence is MPDRNLIDALPRDLWWFRKNVPCLDACPVKTDAGRYVQLVAEGRLAEAYRVARSPNPIASICGRACGAPCEDACRRGKIDAPVTIRALKRFLTEQFGPEALSARGIRDMIAGPSGGGSVTPGHLDILGVRPDAAASRRKVAVVGAGPAGLACAHDLAVMGYSVTVFEAMPHAGGMLRYGIPAYRLPRDVIDCQVGEIEALGVEFRYSTPLRPGFGVQELKEQGYEAIFLGVGASRGRAVPIEGVETDGVIKAIDYLLNIHRGFRVPLGGKVVVIGGGLVAIDAARTAVRTLLPGLVMSQEEEQSVAAGTMRVALDAAREAARRGALEVTVASLESEPEMPAMKSAQGREELDIARDEGVTFLPGWGPKRVLSRDGHAIGIELVKCVKVFDDAGRFRPQFDENDRRVVDADGVILAIGQAPDLSFIKPEDGVAITPAGTLKIDPITLQTGIAGVFAGGDAAFPPSLLITCAQHGKVAARGIDAYLRGKPLGQPRMHVTIEELPTDTYTMVDRYEQKRREVPLVPLSRRTGITEVESALSPSDAREQAERCLYCHIHPIYNGSACILCNRCVDICPEHCLHFAPAGEIADQERLAGVMTDAPTRSVFLYDEAKCIRCGLCAIRCPTSAITMERFQFEETAV
- a CDS encoding ubiquinol-cytochrome c reductase iron-sulfur subunit; this encodes MDGDRRRILRFIGKGSVLAAFLGQIGAAGRAFFPNVLYEPPSRFKLKRPEDYPDGYTFVSPHRLFVIRQKEAFHVISAICTHLGCTVQWKDTEFDCPCHGSRFRPDGTVISGPAPRPLDWFETTVSPDGFLEVDSATDVARDFRLLVGKGKA
- a CDS encoding cytochrome b is translated as MGDRIKALWRKTLWAWSPESERESSESIVKNFWLHWFPAKVARASMDWNYSFWLGTASASLLMILTVTGVMLMFYYVPSTERAYGSIKDLEYAVSFGRLLRNQHRWAAEGMVAVVYIHMARVFFTGAYRGGRSINWVTGVILFLATLLLSFTGYLLPWDQLAFWAITVGTSIAKQAPVVGPTMQFILLGGHEIGQQTLLRFYVLHVFFLPVFALVLFAYHMWRVRKDGGLAAIERVRNDRTMAPKAVPKTKSYSLFGITPGTSVQVMSSTGLEESDQVFSSPNMSRRIALVFLIVFNITLLAALMFNAPLEGLANPSVTPNPAKAPWYFVWLQELVASTTIRMGGFTVSGALLGGILLPGFLLAVLTLWPFIDRSSLRTEGRWFAPERRRQNVTFALATLAIIVLIVVGVYLRGPYWRIYWPGQPRPEMPRLY
- a CDS encoding c-type cytochrome yields the protein MNEQGGKNESFEAKDFGWLVAMSLLFFVLVVVGFWIEFSTDWGAYQREFPQLLSHYGKAEDAREFRAGIKQIWIPKIGVTDRCITCHLGYEWSSVLPATIAEPLKPHPMNDWLAKHEFERFGCTPCHGGDGSATTLAGAHQGGRGWDDPMLSRALAKRNGLTMNEMTQMRCNFCHRHDAATPAMAEINLAKQLFKKKKCQVCHVVEGRGGNTGPELTYEGDKNPELLSFAHVQGARTMFNWNVQHLTQASVVSPNTQMPDFNMKPEESRALTLLLLSWRQLPYPPEYIPDPEAAAAAMQPSPTSTATPTPAATPGAR
- a CDS encoding c-type cytochrome, coding for MKPRVLASMFALGAALSVSQPALSAGNDVSDGHRYFIRYCASCHGLDGLGDGPVAKSLSTPPTSLRKLGDKYGVPLPAHRMAEMIDGRDTPRAHGTREMPVWGERLYELGQGERGEYGIGEVIGKIIAYLNTIQDRRMAVR